One part of the Anopheles merus strain MAF chromosome 3L, AmerM5.1, whole genome shotgun sequence genome encodes these proteins:
- the LOC121600522 gene encoding proteasome subunit beta type-5 — protein sequence MALAELCGLSQGGLFHDASMGNDMFHRDIALNTQNLQNNMSLAVPPFQDPALNLAKLQAAGESSGIKMDFDHGTTTLGFRFQGGVILAVDSRATGGQFIGSQTMKKIVEINDYLLGTLAGGAADCVYWDRVLAKECRIYELRNKERISVAAASKIMSNIVYYYKGMGLSMGMMLAGYDKRGPQLYYIDSEGTRTPGKVFSVGSGSIYAYGVLDSGYHWDLTDEEAQDLGRRAIYHATHRDAYSGGIVRVYHIKPSGWVNISNQDCMDLHFQFQEEKNKKFGETA from the exons ATGGCTCTAGCAGAACTGTGCGGACTGTCCCAGGGTGGCCTCTTTCACGATGCTTCCATGGGCAACGATATGTTCCACCGGGACATTGCACTGAACACGCAAAATCTACAGAACAACATGTCGCTGGCGGTTCCACCGTTCCAAGAT CCCGCCTTAAATCTGGCGAAACTGCAGGCCGCAGGCGAATCAAGCGGCATCAAGATGGACTTCGACCACGGTACCACCACACTGGGCTTCCGGTTCCAGGGTGGTGTCATTCTCGCCGTCGACTCCCGTGCCACCGGTGGCCAGTTCATTGGATCGCAGACGATGAAGAAGATTGTAGAGATTAACGACTATCTGCTCGGCACGCTGGCTGGCGGTGCGGCCGATTGCGTGTACTGGGACCGCGTGCTCGCCAAGGAGTGTCGCATCTACGAGCTGCGCAACAAGGAGCGAATTTCGGTAGCCGCCGCAAGCAAAATTATGTCCAACATTGTCTACTACTACAAGGGTATGGGATTGAGTATGGGTATGATGCTGGCCGGATACGACAAGCGG ggaCCACAGCTGTACTACATCGACTCGGAAGGCACCCGCACTCCTGGCAAGGTGTTTTCCGTCGGTAGCGGTTCGATTTACGCTTACGGTGTGCTCGATTCAGGCTACCACTGGGATCTGACCGATGAGGAGGCGCAAGACTTGGGAAGACGTGCGATCTACCACGCCACACACCGTGATGCGTATTCTGGCGGTATCGTGCGCGTGTACCACATCAAGCCTTCTGGATGGGTCAACATCTCCAACCAGGACTGTATGGATCTGCACTTCCAGTTCCAGGAGGAGAAGAATAAGAAATTTGGAGAAACAGCTTAG
- the LOC121600521 gene encoding damage-control phosphatase ARMT1-like — protein sequence MTDLTTKYNIIDEKPPFNAPLKGQYKQGFGYYTMRERLPVILTQVIDQLSKDKEQIVANFGGETAREELKGAIGEISKLKYELQTDKDFRPLKTALGDETVWNSFLEGLGQDNSYFSACWLYAETYMYRRLNNIFENTQTLQKLDYFQQQKHKALTNSYDAMVAVLRSIEAFNGETRTTEEIGSFFRNLLKLNLWGNRCDLSISAGQDVKQDGDPFSLLDSLDQCIVRDQTQDIWECITVNGSSGIVEIINDNSGYELFTDLCLADFIVRHQLAPQVCFNVKAIPWYISDVTPKDLQWTLDTLASNDSQPLLAQFGTRLKAHFASGALDMRPVDHFWTSPYEFYRMRDIAPALYEKLSQAKLLVFKGDLNYRKLLGDFNFPYNTPFVEALRGFLPTSLCTLRTVKADLICGLPDGMAEELTRKDASWMVTGEYGVIQFAGK from the exons ATGACCGACCTAACGACCAAGTACAATATCATCGATGAAAAGCCACCTTTTAACGCACCGTTGAAGGGACAATACAAGCA GGGCTTCGGTTACTACACCATGCGCGAGCGGCTGCCCGTCATCCTGACGCAGGTGATTGATCAGCTGTCCAAGGACAAGGAGCAGATTGTGGCCAACTTTGGTGGCGAAACGGCGCGCGAAGAGTTGAAGGGTGCGATCGGGGAAATTTCCAAGCTGAAGTATGAGCTGCAGACGGATAAGGACTTTCGCCCGCTAAAGACGGCGCTCGGGGACGAGACGGTGTGGAACAGCTTTCTCGAGGGTCTTGGGCAGGACAATTCCTACTTTTCCGCCTGCTGGCTGTACGCGGAAACGTACATGTACCGGCGGTTAAACAACATCTTCGAGAACAC TCAAACGCTACAAAAGCTGGACTACtttcagcagcaaaagcatAAAGCGCTGACAAACTCGTACGATGCCATGGTTGCGGTGTTGCGATCCATCGAAGCATTCAACGGAGAAACCAGAACGACGGAAGAAATCGGTTCCTTTTTCCGCAATCTGTTAAAG TTGAACCTTTGGGGCAATCGATGCGACTTGTCCATCAGCGCCGGTCAGGATGTGAAACAGGACGGTGACCCGTTCAGTCTGCTCGACTCGCTCGACCAGTGCATTGTGCGCGATCAGACACAGGACATTTGGGAGTGCATAACGGTCAACGGGTCCTCAGGCATTGTGGAGATCATAAATGACAACTCTGGGTACGAACTGTTCACCGACCTTTGTCTGGCGGATTTTATCGTCCGTCATCAGCTCGCCCCGCAGGTGTGCTTCAACGTGAAGGCCATTCCGTGGTACATATCGGACGTAACGCCGAAGGACCTGCAGTGGACGCTGGACACGCTGGCCTCGAACGATTCGCAGCCACTGCTCGCACAGTTCGGTACGCGTCTGAAAGCCCATTTTGCATCCGGTGCGCTAGACATGCGCCCTGTCGATCACTTTTGGACCTCGCCGTACGAGTTCTACCGAATGCGCGACATTGCACCGGCACTGTACGAAAAGCTATCGCAGGCGAAGCTGCTCGTTTTCAAGGGGGATCTGAACTATCGGAAACTGTTGGGAGATTTTAACTTCCCGTACAATACGCCCTTCGTTGAGGCGCTGCGTGGCTTTCTGCCGACCAGCCTGTGCACGTTGCGCACGGTTAAGGCAGATCTGATCTGTGGGCTGCCGGATGGGATGGCGGAAGAGCTGACGCGCAAGGACGCCTCGTGGATGGTGACCGGGGAGTACGGGGTGATACAGTTTGCCGGCAAATGA
- the LOC121599160 gene encoding histone H4, with product MTGRGKGGKGLGKGGAKRHRKVLRDNIQGITKPAIRRLARRGGVKRISGLIYEETRGVLKVFLENVIRDAVTYTEHAKRKTVTAMDVVYALKRQGRTLYGFGG from the coding sequence ATGACCGGTCGCGGCAAGGGAGGCAAGGGACTGGGAAAGGGAGGAGCCAAGCGTCATCGCAAGGTGCTGCGCGATAACATCCAGGGCATCACCAAGCCCGCCATCCGCCGTCTGGCTCGCCGTGGCGGCGTGAAGCGCATCTCCGGCCTGATCTACGAGGAGACGCGCGGTGTGCTGAAGGTGTTCCTGGAGAACGTGATCCGCGATGCGGTCACCTACACCGAGCACGCCAAGCGCAAGACGGTCACGGCGATGGATGTGGTGTACGCTCTGAAGCGCCAGGGCCGTACGCTCTACGGATTCGGAGGTTAA
- the LOC121600517 gene encoding uncharacterized protein LOC121600517, with translation MAATLHGADPATAETWTIDQEEEKSLTKIIVRNVNDLTVAGLRRMCSHYGTVVDVFKIKSGGTAFIEFSTDTEAGLAIQQLNQKLGFNYNAELAQPKETLPSVEPDASAPPQPDEDWEQVSAKRRFNVGFSLPLLINFPERDTLATNANYRAKEGTLRRTDPESFFRIYKVLESFETKKTLDYNPEELRKRVESFQKSYSNEQNRFDGETLVYEGLTAQESALFDVTRCVVCKGYGFSYCKGCKTYYCSVQHQRQHYDEHNRICHKRAGGEVAAQSDTSEVGKKVEIVAKPQEVLTRDPLPEKAKVFITAILTPDRIYVRSAHPAADTMYLATLGEFACAGLTAVPMQNSKEPTAGDIYLAMYEPLGVHGRVLVTEVGPERSKCVFIDHGKVDFVSNSDLLLIADTELMYRKVLIYKLCLTDITDEHGEHEKAMQYLAKLRDRPLQMKYRLEANNIVDVQLQTPEGESVNEQINRLIIIPPFGRDSNQYDSTGRGDAKNGAFVMYKEIPQSEPSFGESKQIMILNRTTVLLDSRITWIAMSDLPYLENLQQMLESYGKKVAEFRQSYVPREGEMCLVRCLNRWYRGVCYETAGDGKPAIFLCDYGSMTLVDLSNIRKIPPQLATKTMRTHDGVVEHLAEAKAGGLTLDSIFLDIYLPENEPICADISQRTVTVGLPGAEQEETYTVLNLHELSALIKSRQAE, from the exons ATGGCAGCCACACTGCACGGTGCTGATCCGGCAACGGCCGAAACATGGACGATCGAccaggaggaagaaaaaagccTGACCAAAATCATCGTGCGCAACGTGAACGATCTGACGGTTGCGGGGTTAAGGCGAATGTGCAGCCACTACGGTACGGTGGTGGATGTGTTTAAAATCAAATCTGGCGGCACTGCGTTCATTGAATTTTCCACCGATAC CGAAGCAGGACTTGCAATTCAACAACTTAATCAGAAACTTGGCTTCAACTACAATGCGGAACTGGCACAACCGAAGGAAACTTTACCCTCCGTGGAGCCAGACGCTTCCGCTCCACCGCAACCGGACGAGGATTGGGAGCAGGTTAGTGCGAAGCGTCGCTTCAACGTGGGCTTTTCACTGCCCTTGCTGATCAATTTCCCCGAGCGGGATACGTTGGCCACCAATGCAAACTACCGGGCCAAGGAAGGAACACTGAGACGGAccgacccggagtcgttctTTCGCATATACAAAGTGTTGGAATCGTTCGAAACCAAGAAAACACTGGATTACAATCCAGAGGAGCTGAGAAAGCGTGTGGAATCGTTTCAAAAATCATACTCCAACGAGCAGAATCGCTTCGACGGGGAGACGTTAGTGTACGAAGGCCTCACCGCTCAGGAGAGCGCACTGTTTGACGTTACACGCTGTGTGGTATGTAAAGGGTACGGGTTTAGTTACTGCAAGGGCTGCAAAACGTACTATTGCTCGGTGCAGCACCAGAGACAACACTATGACGAACACAATCGCATTTGCCATAAGCGAGCGGGAGGAGAAGTGGCTGCGCAAAGTGATACAAGTGAAGTGGGGAAAAAGGTGGAAATAGTTGCCAAACCGCAGGAAGTGCTCACAAGAGATCCTCTTCCTGAGAAGGCAAAGGTGTTTATCACCGCAATCCTGACGCCTGATCGTATTTATGTACGTTCCGCACACCCAGCAGCCGACACGATGTATCTGGccacgcttggtgaatttgcCTGCGCAGGACTGACGGCTGTGCCGATGCAGAACAGCAAGGAACCGACGGCTGGAGACATTTATCTCGCAATGTACGAACCGTTGGGTGTTCACGGCCGGGTACTGGTAACGGAAGTTGGTCCAGAAAGGTCCAAGTGTGTATTCATTGACCACGGAAAAGTTGATTTCGTTAGCAATAGCGATCTTCTGCTGATTGCGGACACCGAACTGATGTACCGAAAGGTGCTGATCTACAAGTTGTGCCTAACGGACATAACGGACGAGCATGGAGAGCACGAAAAAGCGATGCAGTACTTGGCGAAGCTACGGGACCGCCCACTGCAGATGAAGTATCGTCTTGAGGCGAATAATATCGTCGACGTGCAGCTGCAAACCCCCGAGGGAGAGAGCGTCAATGAACAGATCAACAGGTTGATCATCATTCCACCGTTTGGCCGTGATTCGAACCAATACGACAGCACCGGACGGGGCGATGCCAAAAATGGAGCGTTCGTTATGTACAAG GAAATTCCACAATCTGAGCCATCGTTCGGCGAAAGCAAGCAGATTATGATACTGAACCGTACAACCGTACTGCTGGACAGCCGTATCACGTGGATAGCGATGAGCGATCTGCCCTACCTAGAGAATCTGCAGCAAATGCTCGAATCCTACGGCAAGAAGGTGGCCGAATTCCGTCAATCGTACGTACCGCGCGAAGGGGAAATGTGTTTGGTGCGGTGCCTGAACCGCTGGTACCGTGGCGTTTGCTACGAAACGGCCGGTGATGGTAAACCGGCCATCTTTCTTTGCGATTACGGTTCGATGACGCTGGTAGATTTGTCCAACATACGCAAAATACCGCCCCAGCTGGCGACCAAAACGATGCGAACCCATGACGGCGTGGTAGAACATTTAGCTGAGGCAAAGGCGGGCGGATTAACGCTGGATTCAATCTTCTTGGATATCTATCTGCCCGAGAATGAACCGATCTGTGCGGATATTAGCCAGCGAACCGTCACGGTGGGGCTGCCCGGTGCGGAACAAGAGGAAACCTACACGGTGTTGAATCTGCACGAACTTTCCGCTCTGATAAAATCGCGACAAGCTGAATAA
- the LOC121600518 gene encoding twinkle protein, mitochondrial: MLVKRLFCSYAKALNRLQRAPSGSKHAPSDYNDVAPFECRPLVRCFSIDAHHPPDDGQKPVMVSLYHMKKIIKASGTVLGESVEGPTCIQTVCPVCHVVPGGAEGKPISDAIRSKIFVNKTTGNFTCSSCQYLGRWDHIEKFFPPTSRTPKTVQELRKLRDAFLELKGEHVGTVCPIPDDAIAVDTVERAREVIKFLSLENIIPDTLVSVKARWNEGKRELFIPLVDVEDRAIGYKTLHVGPDGEVCERTVPETNASGLIYLRCNPSNPVAKAKDLSQHNAILVLNVLDLLALGSVKLNATAVCLPHGLKTLPQQCLPGLERFQRLTLWFNYDTAGWDTARNYAKKLDERRCLFVRPTDQHPTPYRALLEGTLEPKAILSKAQPILHQSITTFRSLRQDVLSDLQNIDKVQGVKWKRYPTLNKLLKGHRKGELTVLTGPTGCGKTTFMSDYSLDLAQQGVSTLWGSFEIRNTRLAVTLLRQMVGRPLDENLSEFEQWADAFERLPIYFMTFHGQQPIKIVMEAIEHAQYVHDIQHVIIDNLQFMMGVLDEAKHLDRYWKQDAIIAAFRTFATKRNCHVTLVIHPRKERDTDELTTSSIFGGAKASQEADNVLIIQDKRLTSVRGKKYLQVAKNRYSGDLGIMPLDFDKASLSYAQRKKKPDGDDGGSNEGPAGSQQIDRTVRQAF, translated from the exons ATGCTCGTGAAGCGTCTGTTTTGTTCGTACGCAAAAGCACTAAACCGATTGCAGCGTGCACCGAGCGGTAGTAAACACGCCCCCTCCGATTACAACGATGTTGCGCCGTTCGAATGCCGTCCCTTGGTGCGGTGCTTCAGCATCGATGCGCACCATCCACCCGATGATGGACAAAAGCCGGTAATGGTGTCACTGTACCACATGAAGAAAATAATCAAAGCTTCCGGTACGGTGCTGGGCGAAAGTGTCGAAGGGCCCACCTGCATACAGACGGTGTGTCCCGTGTGTCACGTCGTACCGGGGGGTGCGGAGGGAAAGCCCATCAGCGACGCGATACGGAGTAAAATATTTGTGAACAAAACGACGGGCAATTTTACGTGCTCGTCGTGCCAGTATCTCGGCCGATGGGATCATATAGAGAAGTTTTTTCCACCGACCAGCCGGACGCCGAAGACGGTGCAGGAGTTGCGCAAGCTGAGGGATGCCTTTCTCGAGCTGAAAGGCGAGCACGTGGGTACGGTGTGTCCTATCCCAGACGATGCGATTGCGGTGGACACGGTGGAGAGAGCGCGAGAGGTTATTAAGTTCCTTAGCTTGGAG AATATAATTCCCGACACACTAGTGAGCGTGAAAGCACGCTGGAACGAGGGAAAACGGGAACTCTTCATACCACTGGTGGACGTGGAGGATCGTGCGATCGGTTACAAGACGCTCCACGTGGGTCCCGATGGAGAAGTATGTGAACGAACCGTACCAGAAACGAATGCCAGCGGTCTCATTTATCTTAGATGTAACCCTTCAAACCCAGTAGCGAAGGCCAAAGACCTTAGTCAACACAATGCCATACTCGTACTTAACGTGCTCGATCTGCTTGCCCTGGGCAGTGTGAAGCTAAACG CCACGGCAGTATGTCTTCCGCACGGTCTTAAAACACTACCTCAACAGTGTCTGCCCGGGTTGGAACGGTTCCAGCGGTTAACGCTGTGGTTCAACTACGACACCGCCGGCTGGGATACGGCCCGTAACTACGCCAAGAAGCTGGACGAGCGAAGGTGTCTGTTTGTGCGCCCGACCGATCAGCATCCAACGCCGTACCGGGCGCTGCTGGAAGGTACGCTCGAACCAAAGGCAATCCTCTCGAAAGCGCAACCGATCCTACACCAATCCATCACGACGTTCCGCTCGCTGCGGCAGGACGTGCTAAGCGATCTGCAAAACATCGACAAAGTGCAGGGCGTCAAGTGGAAACGCTACCCGACGCTCAACAAGCTGCTTAAAGGCCATCGCAAAGGAGAGCTTACCGTACTGACGGGACCGACCGGCTGTGGCAAGACTACCTTCATGTCGGACTACTCGCTCGATCTGGCCCAGCAGGGCGTTTCGACGCTTTGGGGTTCGTTCGAAATCCGCAACACCCGGCTCGCCGTAACGCTGCTCCGGCAGATGGTGGGCCGACCGCTGGACGAGAACCTTTCGGAGTTTGAGCAGTGGGCGGATGCGTTCGAGCGGCTGCCCATCTacttcatgacgttccacgGCCAGCAGCCGATCAAGATCGTGATGGAAGCGATCGAGCACGCACAGTACGTGCACGACATCCAGCACGTGATCATCGACAATCTGCAGTTCATGATGGGGGTGCTGGACGAGGCGAAGCATCTGGACCGGTACTGGAAGCAGGATGCGATCATTGCCGCCTTTCGCACGTTCGCCACcaagcgcaactgccacgtgACGCTGGTGATCCATCCGCGCAAGGAGCGCGACACGGACGAGCTGACGACGAGCTCGATCTTTGGCGGGGCGAAAGCGTCCCAGGAAGCGGACAATGTGCTGATCATACAGGACAAGCGGTTAACGTCCGTGCGGGGTAAGAAGTATCTGCAGGTAGCGAAAAACCGGTACAGCGGCGATCTTGGCATTATGCCGCTAGATTTCGACAAGGCTAGTCTCAGCTACGCTCAGCGCAAGAAGAAACCGGACGGTGACGATGGAGGGTCGAACGAAGGGCCGGCTGGCAGTCAACAGATTGATCGGACGGTTAGACAAGCGTTTTAA
- the LOC121600519 gene encoding coatomer subunit delta: MVLIAAAVCTKAGKTIVSRQFVEMTKARIEGLLAAFPKLMTSGKQHTFVETDSVRYVYQPLEKLYMLLITTKASNILEDLETLRLFSKVIPEYCRTLEEKEIIENAFDLIFAFDEIVALGYRESVNLAQIKTFVEMDSHEEKVYQAVRQTQEREAKQKMRERAKELQRQRMEMKKGQSGGRGGVGSAGGFGNNSFGSGGGGGGISSDSISSLSTPSANIAEISKPASAASKSTAPRNALKLGGKTRDADTFVDQLKNEGEKVVSTPLPTAAASAAAKAKPVSDVPMDSVHLRMEDKVVIRIGRDGGLQTFELSGLLSLRISDEKYGRIKVQLDNTDQRGIQLQTHPNVDKELFRSSNQIGLKNPAKPFPLNTDVGVLKWRYQTQDESAIPLTINCWPSENAEGGCDVNIEYELEHTRLELQDVCITIPLPMGITPSIAECDGDYNHDSRKNQLLWNLPVIDASSKQGSMEFSVPSSIPGDFFPLDVTFSSKIPYAELAPAKVLLVDDGSEVKFSAETVFYTDKFEIV; the protein is encoded by the exons ATG GTATTAATAGCAGCCGCCGTGTGTACGAAGGCAGGGAAAA CAATCGTTTCCCGGCAGTTTGTCGAGATGACTAAGGCACGAATCGAAGGTTTGCTGGCCGCGTTTCCAAAGCTAATGACCTCGGGGAAGCAGCACACTTTCGTCGAGACGGACTCGGTGCGATACGTGTACCAGCCGCTGGAGAAGCTGTACATGCTGCTGATCACTACGAAGGCGAGCAACATCCTGGAGGATCTGGAAACGCTGCGCCTCTTCTCGAAGGTGATTCCCGAGTACTGCCGCACGCTCGAGGAAAAGGAAATCATCGAGAACGCGTTCGATTTGATCTTTGCGTTCGACGAAATCGTGGCGCTCGGATACCGCGAGAGCGTCAATCTCGCCCAGATCAAAACGTTCGTCGAGATGGATTCGCACGAGGAGAAGGTGTACCAGGCGGTGCGCCAGACGCAGGAGCGCGAGGCGAAGCAGAAGATGCGCGAACGGGCGAAGGAACTGCAGCGCCAGCGCATGGAGATGAAGAAGGGCCAGTCGGGAGGGCGAGGTGGTGTGGGCAGTGCGGGTGGATTTGGCAACAACAGCTTcggcagcggtggtggtggcggtggcataTCTAGTGACAGCATTTCCTCGCTAAGCACACCGTCGGCTAACATAGCGGAAATCAGCAAACCAGCATCGGCGGCATC CAAATCGACCGCTCCTCGAAACGCGCTCAAACTGGGAGGAAAAACTCGCGATGCCGACACGTTCGTCGATCAACTGAAGAACGAAGGGGAAAAGGTGGTTTCTACGCCACtgcccacagcagcagcatcggccgCGGCAAAGGCAAAGCCAGTGTCGGATGTACCGATGGATTC CGTCCACTTGCGCATGGAGGATAAAGTGGTGATCCGCATCGGACGCGATGGTGGGCTGCAAACGTTCGAGTTGTCCGGACTGCTGTCGCTGCGCATATCGGACGAAAAGTACGGCCGGATCAAGGTGCAGCTGGACAATACGGACCAGCGCGGCATACAGCTGCAGACGCACCCGAACGTGGACAAGGAACTGTTCCGTAGCTCGAATCAGATTGGGCTGAAAAATCCGGCCAAACCGTTCCCGCTCAACACGGACGTGGGTGTGCTGAAGTGGCGCTACCAGACACAGGATGAATCTGCCATTCCGTTGACGA TCAATTGTTGGCCATCGGAAAATGCCGAGGGAGGTTGTGATGTGAACATTGAGTACGAGCTCGAGCACACACGGCTTGAGCTGCAGGACGTTTGCATCACGATTCCATTACC AATGGGTATTACGCCATCGATTGCCGAATGCGACGGTGACTACAATCACGATTCGCGAAAGAACCAGCTGCTGTGGAACCTTCCGGTGATCGATGCTTCCAGTAAACAGGGCTCGATGGAATTCAGTGTGCCGAGCTCCATTCCGGGTGACTTTTTCCCGCTTGAT GTTACATTCTCGTCAAAGATTCCCTATGCCGAGCTAGCGCCCGCAAAGGTACTGCTGGTCGACGACGGTAGCGAGGTGAAATTCTCGGCCGAAACAGTTTTCTACACGGATAAGTTTGAAATAGTGTAA
- the LOC121600523 gene encoding cysteine-rich PDZ-binding protein, with translation MVCEKCEKKLGKVITPDPWKAGARNTTEGGGRKINENKALSSAKARYNPMAGNFAPCRICKQKIHQAGSHYCQQCAYKKGICAMCGKKLLDVKNYRQSST, from the exons ATGGTTTGTGAAAAGTGTGAAAAGAAACTGGGCAAGGTAATCACTCCCGATCCATGGAAGGCGGGTGCCAGAAACACCACCGAGGGCGGTGGTAGGAAAATCAACGAAAATAAGGCACTCTCAAGCGCGAAGGCACGGTACAATCCGATGGCAGGAAACTTTGCACCTTGTCG AATATGTAAGCAGAAAATTCACCAAGCCGGATCACATTACTGCCAGCAGTGTGCGTACAAGAAGGGCATCTGTGCGATGTGCGGCAAAAAGTTGCTGGATGTGAAAAACTACCGACAATCTTCAACGTAG